In Arthrobacter ramosus, one DNA window encodes the following:
- the rpmB gene encoding 50S ribosomal protein L28, whose product MAANCQVTGAEPGFGHSISHSHRRNKRRFDPNIQKKRYWVPSLRRNVTLTLSAKGIKTIDVRGIDAVVAEVLARGVKL is encoded by the coding sequence ATGGCAGCAAACTGCCAGGTGACCGGAGCCGAGCCGGGCTTTGGACACAGCATTTCGCACTCGCACCGTCGCAACAAGCGTCGGTTCGACCCCAACATCCAGAAGAAGCGCTACTGGGTTCCGTCCCTGCGCCGTAATGTCACGCTGACCCTGTCGGCCAAGGGCATCAAGACCATCGACGTTCGCGGCATCGACGCAGTCGTCGCCGAAGTTCTGGCTCGTGGGGTGAAGCTCTAG
- the rpmG gene encoding 50S ribosomal protein L33 has translation MAKDKDVRPIIKLKSTAGTGYTYVTRKNRRNDPDRLVLKKYDPKIRQHVEFREER, from the coding sequence GTGGCAAAAGACAAGGACGTACGTCCGATCATCAAGCTGAAGTCGACTGCGGGAACCGGTTACACCTACGTAACCCGCAAGAACCGTCGTAACGACCCGGACCGTCTGGTCCTGAAGAAGTACGACCCCAAGATCCGCCAGCACGTCGAATTCCGAGAGGAGCGCTAA
- the rpsN gene encoding 30S ribosomal protein S14 — protein sequence MAKKSKIARNEQRKVIVERYAAKRLELKKTLVDINATDEAREEARLGLQKLPRNASPIRLRNRDIIDGRPRGTFQKFGISRVRFRDMAHRGELPGITKSSW from the coding sequence ATGGCTAAGAAGTCCAAGATTGCTCGCAACGAGCAGCGCAAGGTCATCGTTGAGCGTTACGCTGCCAAGCGTCTCGAACTGAAGAAGACCCTGGTTGACATCAACGCGACTGACGAAGCACGCGAAGAAGCTCGCCTCGGCCTGCAGAAGCTGCCCCGCAACGCCTCCCCGATCCGTCTGCGTAACCGCGACATCATCGACGGCCGCCCGCGCGGTACCTTCCAGAAGTTCGGTATCTCCCGTGTTCGCTTCCGCGACATGGCTCACCGTGGTGAGCTCCCGGGCATCACCAAGTCTTCCTGGTAA